DNA sequence from the Bradyrhizobium sp. CIAT3101 genome:
GACAGGACTGTCGTCCTGCTGGATCTCGTCGCCGATGGCGGAGTCGACGGCCTGTCGTTGAAGCAATTGGCGGCGCGCTCGGGGCTCAACACCGCCACCTGTCACCGCATCCTCAACACGCTGGTCGGCCACAAGCTGCTCGCGCGCGACGACAAGAAACGGCGCTACCGGTTGGGTGCACGCATGGCGATCTACGGCGTGCGCGCGGCCCGCGGCCCCGGAATCATCAGCCGCTGCGAGGTCGCGCTGACCCGGCTCAGGCGGCGCACCGGTGACACGACCCATCTCATGGCCCGCTTCAATCACGATTCAGTCTGCCTCGACCGGCGCGACGGCGAATGCATCGTGCCGACGCTGACGGGATCGATCGGCGGCTTCGTGCCCCTCGGCGTCGGCCCCGGCGCGATCGCGATGCTCGCATTCCTCGACGAGGACGAGCAGGATTACATCATCCGCGCCAATCTGGGGCGCTACGCATCCTATCGCAACCTCACCGAGGACAAGGTTCGGCAGTTGATCGCCGATACCCGCCGGCGGGGCTACGCGGTGGATATGGGCGAGCTCATTCCGGGCATTGCCGGCGTGGGCATGCCGATCATGACGCCGGGAGAAAAGCCGGGCGCAGCGCTCAGCTTCACCCTGCTCTGCGCCAAGGTCGGGCCCGGCGTCATCGAGCGTTATGGCGCCCTCCTCGAGGAGGAGATCAACGCCATCGTCGGTCAGTAGGACGGATGGGGAGCGTACGCCGGCATGTAGGTCGGGGCCGGCAATCCGAACTTTGGGTGGAGATCGAGCGCGTCATCGCGATTGGACGATCACGTGACCGATTGCCTCGTCACAGACGCGCCGACAGTTACATGATTCGAACCCAGGTGCCTTTGCATGCGGAGGATCTCACGGCAGCATCGATAAACTTCACGCCTGCGAGGCCATCCTCTACGGTCGGGAAAATCACCCGGGGATCCGGCTTGTCACCGGCGCGTGCCGCGCGGATGACACGCGCGGCCTCGGCGTAGATGGTTGCGAAACCTTCGAGGTAGCCCTCGGGATGACCGGAGGGGATGCGGGTGACGCGGGCCGCCTCTTGCAAAGCGCCGCTGCCGCCACGTGTCACGAGCCGCTTCGGCTGGCCGTAAGGCGTGAACCATAGCTGGTTCGGATTCTCCTGCGCCCATTCGAGGCCACCCTTGCTGCCGTAGACGCGCAGCGTGAGCCCATTCTCATTGCCGACGGCGACCTGGCTCGCCCACAGCACGCCCCTGGCGCCACCTTTCCACTTGAGAAGGATCTGAACATCATCGTCGAGGCGCCGGCCCTCGACGAAGGTCGATAACTGGGCGAGCAGTTCGTCGAGCTCGAGGCCGGTGACGAAGCAGGCGAGATTGTAGGCGTGGGTGCCGATGTCGCCGATACATCCGCCGGCGCCGGACCGAGCCGGGTCCGTGCGCCATGCCGCCTGCTTCTGGCCGCTCGCCTCCAATCGCTCCGTCAGCCAATCCTGGAGATATTCAGCCTGGACGAGCCTGACCTCACCGAGCTCGCCATTCGCGACCATGGCCCGAGCCTGCCGGACCATGGGATAACCCGTGTAATTGTGCGTCACCACGAATACCCTGCCCGTCTTCCTGACCAGCGCCACCAGCTCCTCGGCTTCCGTGACGGTCGTCGTCAACGGCTTGTCGCAAATGACGTGAATTCCGGCCTCCAGGAAGGCTTTCGCGACCGGACTGTGCATGTGGTTGGGTGTCACGATCGAGACCGCCTCGATACCGTCCGCGCGGGCGGCTTCCGCCTTCGCCATCTCCTCGAACGAGGCGTAGGCGCGGTCGTCGGCGATGCCGAGTTCCTGTGCGGAGGCTTTGGCCCGGACCGGATCCGAGGAAAGCGCACCGGCCACGAGCTCGAACTGGTCGTCGATGCGCGCGGCTATGCGATGGACTGCGCCGATGAAGGCTCCCTGGCCGCCGCCGACCATGCCGAGCCGGATACGACCGCGATTGCCGGCGTCGTTGCTTGCGTCGATGGTCATGTCTTGTCCTCGCTCATGAGAGGCCGAGCATCTTGCGGTTCGCTGCGTCGTCGGTGCCGGCACCCGCGAAATCGTCGAAGGCTTTCTCCGTAACGCGGATGATATGGCTCTTGATGAATTCGGCACCTTCGCGCGCACCTTGCTCGGGATGTTTCAGCGCACACTCCCATTCGAGCACGGCCCAGCTGTCGTAATCGTATTGCGTGAGCTTCGAGAAGATGGCGCCGAAATCGACCTGACCGTCGCCGAGCGATCGAAAGCGGCCGGCACGGTCGACCCAACTCTGGAAGCCGCCATAGACTCCCTGGCGGCCGGTGGGGTTGAACTCGGCGTCCTTAACGTGGAATGCCTTGATGCGCTCGTGGTAGATGTCGATGTAGTCGAGATAGTCGAGCTGCTGCAGAACGAAGTGTGACGGGTCATAGAGCAGGTTCGCGCGCTTGTGGCCGTTCACCCGCTCGAGAAACATCTCGTAGGAGATGCCGTCATGAAGGTCCTCGCCAGGATGGATCTCATAGGCGAGGTCGACACCGTGCTCGTCGGCATGATCGAGGATCGGCAGCCAGCGCCTGGCGAGCTCGTCGAAGGCGGCCTCGATGAGGCCGGCCGGTCGCTGCGGCCAGGGATAGACATAGGGCCAGGCAAGCGCACCGGAGAAGGTCGCTTGTGCCGTGAGCCCGAGTCGTCTGGACGCCACGATCGCGCGCTTGACCTGGTCGATGGCCCATTCCGTCCGAGCCTTGGCGTTGCCACGCACCTCCGGCGCCGCAAAGCCGTCGAATGCCGCGTCATAGGCCGGGTGAACGGCAACGAGCTGGCCCTGCAGATGGGTCGAGAGTTCGGTGATCGTAAGCCCGTGGCGGGCCGCAATCCCCTTCACCTCGTCGGCGTAGTCCTGCGACTCCGAGGCTTTCTTCAGATCGAAAAGCCGCCCATCCCAACTCGGAATCTGAACCCCCTCGTAGCCGAGCGAGGCTGCCCATCCGCAGATCGAATCGAGAGAATTGAACGGCGCTGCGTCGGCGGCGAACTGAGCGAGAAATATCGCCGGTCCCTTGATCATCTTCATCGAATGCGTCCTTGTCTCCGGGATGCTTTGGCATCACGCGCCTGCTGAACTCGATACCCCCACCAAAACTCGCCTGCCCTTGCTGGTTCCCGCCGACAGAGCGGGCACTTCATCCTAACGCCCACACGGGGCGGTCAGTTCTGGGGGGCTGTCCTGTGTCAGAACGTCTCCTCGGCCCACAATGCCATCGCATCGACATCGGACAGCGGCGCCGGTCGCTCTACGCGCGAGTGCACCACAATCTCTCCACCCTCGACGCTGGCCTTGAGGATCGCGTGCTTCACCTCCAGCGCGTGGCTCGCCAGCGCGCCGGAGGCGCGGTGTGGCGTGTCGTGCAGCACTGCACTTGCGAGTTCGGCGACACCCAGGCAACGATAGTTCGCCTGGTTCGGTATGTGATCGGCCCAATTCGGCGAGCGCCAGTTGGGC
Encoded proteins:
- a CDS encoding Gfo/Idh/MocA family oxidoreductase, which gives rise to MTIDASNDAGNRGRIRLGMVGGGQGAFIGAVHRIAARIDDQFELVAGALSSDPVRAKASAQELGIADDRAYASFEEMAKAEAARADGIEAVSIVTPNHMHSPVAKAFLEAGIHVICDKPLTTTVTEAEELVALVRKTGRVFVVTHNYTGYPMVRQARAMVANGELGEVRLVQAEYLQDWLTERLEASGQKQAAWRTDPARSGAGGCIGDIGTHAYNLACFVTGLELDELLAQLSTFVEGRRLDDDVQILLKWKGGARGVLWASQVAVGNENGLTLRVYGSKGGLEWAQENPNQLWFTPYGQPKRLVTRGGSGALQEAARVTRIPSGHPEGYLEGFATIYAEAARVIRAARAGDKPDPRVIFPTVEDGLAGVKFIDAAVRSSACKGTWVRIM
- a CDS encoding IclR family transcriptional regulator, giving the protein MRPTAQPPSGGAQLLDRTVVLLDLVADGGVDGLSLKQLAARSGLNTATCHRILNTLVGHKLLARDDKKRRYRLGARMAIYGVRAARGPGIISRCEVALTRLRRRTGDTTHLMARFNHDSVCLDRRDGECIVPTLTGSIGGFVPLGVGPGAIAMLAFLDEDEQDYIIRANLGRYASYRNLTEDKVRQLIADTRRRGYAVDMGELIPGIAGVGMPIMTPGEKPGAALSFTLLCAKVGPGVIERYGALLEEEINAIVGQ
- a CDS encoding sugar phosphate isomerase/epimerase; this translates as MKMIKGPAIFLAQFAADAAPFNSLDSICGWAASLGYEGVQIPSWDGRLFDLKKASESQDYADEVKGIAARHGLTITELSTHLQGQLVAVHPAYDAAFDGFAAPEVRGNAKARTEWAIDQVKRAIVASRRLGLTAQATFSGALAWPYVYPWPQRPAGLIEAAFDELARRWLPILDHADEHGVDLAYEIHPGEDLHDGISYEMFLERVNGHKRANLLYDPSHFVLQQLDYLDYIDIYHERIKAFHVKDAEFNPTGRQGVYGGFQSWVDRAGRFRSLGDGQVDFGAIFSKLTQYDYDSWAVLEWECALKHPEQGAREGAEFIKSHIIRVTEKAFDDFAGAGTDDAANRKMLGLS